The following coding sequences lie in one Syngnathoides biaculeatus isolate LvHL_M chromosome 16, ASM1980259v1, whole genome shotgun sequence genomic window:
- the LOC133514676 gene encoding myeloid-associated differentiation marker-like, giving the protein MVALDTRALTTPVGILRILEVILTCISFSLALSVGTSTDSFWTWCLFTWCFCFVVTILILSLEFLSLGSKLAISWEDFTTAFAMLATLMVFSTSVIFAFYFACSSCSKFIAACVTSFLAFILYATEVSLTRAKPGEISGFLSTVPGLLKVLEAYVACIIFVCVRYVPYTHFPGLQWCVAVYSICFIFALLVIIFTICRLLSLSPVPFDKILIVCNVLAVLMYMTAVVLWPYYTLKDNPRPAICNQFPKSCGWNLLVVVTFMTIFNLVAYIVDTFYSFRLVFFMTRT; this is encoded by the exons ATGGTGGCGCTCGACACGAGGGCGCTGACGACGCCCGTGGGCATTTTGCGGATTCTGGAGGTGATCCTGACCTGCATCTCCTTCAGTCTGGCGCTATCGGTCGGGACCTCGACAGACTCCTTCTGGACCTGGTGCTTGTTCACCTGGTGTTTCTGCTTCGTCGTCACCATCCTCATCCTCTCTCTGGAGTTCCTGAGTCTCGGCTCCAAGCTGGCTATTTCCTGGGAAGACTTCACCACTGCCTTTGCCATGTTGGCCACGCTCATG gtgttcagcACATCGGTCATTTTCGCCTTCTACTTCGCGTGTTCTTCGTGTTCCAAGTTCATCGCCGCTTGCGTGACTTCCTTTCTGGCCTTCATATTGTACGCCACCGAGGTCAGCTTGACCCGGGCCAAACCTGGAGAAATCAGTGGATTCCTTTCCACAGTCCCAGGTCTCCTGAAGGTGCTGGAGGCCTACGTGGCCTGCATCATCTTCGTATGTGTGCGCTATGTCCCGTACACGCACTTCCCGGGGCTGCAGTGGTGCGTGGCCGTCTACTCCATTTGCTTCATTTTCGCACTCCTCGTCATCATTTTTACCATTTGCCGACTTCTGTCCCTCTCTCCAGTTCCCTTTGACAAAATTCTCATTGTGTGCAATGTGTTGGCGGTTTTGATGTACATGACTGCTGTGGTCTTGTGGCCTTATTACACTTTAAAGGATAATCCCAGACCAGCTATCTGCAACCAATTTCCAAAGTCGTGTGGGTGGAATTTGCTTGTGGTCGTTACCTTTATGACCATTTTCAACCTTGTTGCTTATATTGTTGATACATTTTATTCCTTCCGGCTGGTCTTCTTCATGACTAGAACCTAA
- the LOC133514675 gene encoding myeloid-associated differentiation marker-like, with the protein MIHVDVHCLTQPVSIARLAAIVLTCTCFSLVASVQYIPSSYWAWCMFTWCFCFLFTLSIVILEVSTLSSKMPFAWDDFTTAFALLASLMCLTACAIYPTFFACNICYRQIGASVVAVVCSAVYVLEVSLTRRRPSGQVRGFLATWPGIMKMLEAFFACLIFTSLEKSQYSSTPELQWCVAVYSLCFILALVIILLTVGQVTTLLPFFDKIVIAYNILAAVSYITATVIWPLYNFRNNPRPPQCGYLCSWDKLGMVTFMTLLNLCVYSVDSVYSIWLVFCLTSE; encoded by the coding sequence ATGATCCACGTCGACGTTCACTGTCTCACCCAGCCGGTGAGCATCGCCCGTTTGGCGGCCATCGTCCTCACGTGTACGTGCTTCAGCCTGGTGGCATCGGTGCAGTACATCCCCTCTTCGTACTGGGCATGGTGCATGTTCACCTGGTGCTTCTGCTTCCTTTTCACCCTCTCAATCGTCATCCTGGAGGTCAGCACCTTGAGCAGCAAGATGCCTTTCGCCTGGGACGACTTCACAACCGCCTTCGCCTTGCTGGCAAGCCTCATGTGCCTGACGGCCTGCGCCATCTACCCGACATTTTTCGCCTGCAATATCTGCTACCGGCAGATCGGCGCTTCTGTGGTGGCCGTCGTGTGTAGCGCGGTGTACGTTCTCGAGGTGAGCCTCACGCGGCGTCGGCCGAGCGGGCAGGTCCGTGGTTTCCTCGCCACCTGGCCCGGCATCATGAAGATGCTGGAAGCTTTCTTCGCCTGTCTCATCTTCACATCTCTCGAGAAAAGTCAGTACAGCAGCACCCCCGAACTGCAGTGGTGTGTGGCCGTGTACTCTTTGTGCTTCATCTTAGCCTTGGTGATCATCCTGCTCACGGTGGGTCAGGTGACCACTCTGCTCCCCTTCTTTGACAAGATAGTGATCGCCTACAACATTTTAGCGGCGGTCTCGTACATAACAGCCACGGTTATCTGGCCACTTTATAATTTCCGGAACAATCCGAGACCGCCACAATGCGGCTACTTGTGTTCGTGGGATAAATTGGGGATGGTCACTTTCATGACACTTCTCAACTTGTGCGTTTACAGCGTGGACTCCGTCTACTCTATATGGCTCGTGTTTTGTCTCACCAGCGAGTGA